Proteins from one Paenibacillus amylolyticus genomic window:
- a CDS encoding VOC family protein: MSSPIANRVDTIFIHVRNLEKSVHWYSKLLGIEVKNEIHGPIYTFDMGPGRSGITLDNHCFDEIYELKTSNQPLFTVSAVDINAAYQFVKELDAEIVTEIQTYPDLSDFTFKDPDGNILMICTCFS, from the coding sequence ATGAGCAGTCCAATTGCAAACAGGGTAGATACAATCTTTATTCATGTAAGAAACTTAGAGAAGTCTGTACACTGGTACAGCAAACTTCTTGGAATTGAAGTAAAAAATGAAATCCACGGACCAATTTATACCTTCGATATGGGACCTGGACGTTCGGGGATAACACTTGATAATCATTGTTTTGATGAGATATACGAACTGAAAACGTCGAATCAACCATTATTTACTGTGAGTGCGGTTGATATCAATGCAGCATATCAGTTTGTAAAAGAATTGGACGCAGAGATTGTAACTGAAATTCAAACATACCCTGATTTATCGGATTTCACATTTAAAGATCCTGATGGGAATATATTAATGATTTGTACTTGTTTTAGTTAG
- a CDS encoding DUF2834 domain-containing protein — protein sequence MKYFYGMLTILGIIIPYMEFIPWISENGFNLKILLNEATENRISAFAWLDIIISAVVLIGFILYEGKRIGIKHKWIPIIGTLTVGVSFGLPFFLLLREIQMEKMRDS from the coding sequence TTGAAATATTTTTATGGGATGTTAACCATTCTGGGAATAATAATTCCTTACATGGAGTTTATTCCTTGGATTAGTGAGAACGGATTTAATCTGAAGATCCTATTAAATGAAGCAACAGAGAATCGAATTAGTGCATTTGCTTGGTTGGATATAATAATCTCAGCAGTTGTTTTGATTGGATTTATTTTATATGAAGGAAAGCGAATTGGCATAAAGCATAAGTGGATACCGATCATTGGAACATTAACCGTTGGCGTTTCATTTGGATTGCCATTCTTCTTATTATTGCGTGAAATTCAAATGGAAAAAATGAGAGATAGTTAA
- a CDS encoding TraR/DksA C4-type zinc finger protein, producing the protein MSTLTQEQMQELKKALLEQRENLQRHFESSMEDGAPVESLKDSTGELSSYDNHPADAGTETFERSRDLAIDDTLTDEFNQVNDALERMEQGTYGTCVTCGEDIPFERLEAIPYTAYCIDDTPNRDISNDRPVEEEVMTMPPSGAGEGRQRNAGKFDNADAWEAVEEYGTSNSPATAAKRDVKDYDENM; encoded by the coding sequence ATGAGTACATTAACCCAAGAGCAGATGCAAGAATTAAAAAAAGCCCTTTTAGAGCAACGCGAAAACTTGCAGCGCCATTTTGAATCCAGCATGGAAGACGGTGCTCCAGTCGAGTCGCTGAAAGATTCAACTGGTGAGCTGTCCTCCTATGATAATCACCCGGCGGATGCCGGTACGGAAACATTTGAACGCAGCCGTGATCTGGCGATTGACGATACATTAACAGACGAATTCAATCAAGTGAACGACGCATTGGAACGTATGGAACAAGGTACATACGGAACCTGTGTAACCTGCGGTGAAGATATTCCTTTTGAACGTCTCGAAGCTATCCCCTATACCGCTTACTGTATAGATGACACGCCTAACCGGGATATTAGCAACGATCGACCCGTTGAAGAGGAAGTCATGACTATGCCTCCAAGCGGTGCTGGAGAAGGAAGACAGCGTAACGCCGGCAAGTTCGACAACGCAGATGCCTGGGAAGCGGTCGAAGAATACGGTACATCCAACTCCCCTGCAACAGCAGCCAAACGGGATGTGAAGGACTATGATGAGAACATGTAA
- a CDS encoding metallophosphoesterase — translation MKKIVVISDTHCSRKSQKLPARLVDVLASADLILHAGDWSDWSVYPLLSEYAPVEGVAGNTDPSEIAEKLGYSRIVEVEGLRLGLVHGHLGSKGTEQNAIHTFAGQHVDAVIYGHSHIPVMHTVDNTLVFNPGSPTDKRFQKQYSFGIMTIEQGKLQAEHVFFDRE, via the coding sequence ATGAAAAAAATCGTAGTCATTTCCGATACGCATTGTTCACGTAAATCACAGAAATTACCTGCCAGGCTCGTGGATGTACTTGCGAGTGCCGATCTCATTCTTCACGCGGGTGACTGGTCGGATTGGAGCGTATACCCATTGCTTAGCGAGTATGCACCTGTCGAAGGGGTAGCTGGTAATACAGACCCGTCTGAAATCGCTGAAAAACTGGGTTATTCCCGTATTGTTGAAGTGGAAGGACTTCGTCTGGGGCTAGTGCACGGGCATCTGGGATCAAAGGGTACGGAGCAGAATGCAATTCATACCTTTGCAGGCCAGCATGTGGATGCTGTGATCTACGGACACTCACACATCCCGGTGATGCATACCGTGGATAATACACTGGTATTTAATCCAGGGTCGCCTACAGATAAACGTTTCCAGAAGCAATATTCATTTGGAATCATGACAATAGAGCAGGGTAAATTACAGGCTGAACACGTGTTCTTTGATCGGGAATAG
- a CDS encoding GNAT family N-acetyltransferase, producing MILNLELADRLEKSEINYMVDRMTAIREREGNPEGIEIKRFGESTAFYSKTMPWGLFNNVKGRISEDVIEDILNFYNERERNYEIQVIPGKIDQKVMKTLHNEGFYQTGFHTTLFCEPGNLNSFANQKLEIRELHEDEFDTYAEIHCLGTGLSLDGKAHVAANNRVLFSRPGWHYYLGLDQGKPVAVAVMYIEDNVASLTFATTLPEYRNKGFQTNLLRRRIHDAYKNCNLVVSQCSYGSQSHRNMERVGMRIGYTRATWTRD from the coding sequence ATGATATTGAATTTGGAACTAGCGGATAGGTTAGAAAAATCTGAAATTAATTATATGGTTGATCGAATGACTGCAATTAGAGAACGAGAAGGAAATCCTGAGGGAATTGAAATTAAACGATTCGGGGAAAGCACAGCGTTTTATAGTAAAACCATGCCCTGGGGTCTATTTAATAATGTTAAGGGCAGAATTTCTGAAGATGTCATTGAAGATATCTTAAACTTTTATAATGAGCGGGAGCGGAATTATGAGATTCAAGTCATCCCTGGTAAGATAGATCAAAAAGTAATGAAAACGCTTCATAATGAAGGCTTTTATCAAACAGGATTTCATACAACGCTTTTTTGTGAACCTGGGAATCTAAACTCATTTGCTAATCAGAAGCTGGAAATTCGTGAACTACACGAAGATGAGTTCGATACATATGCAGAAATTCATTGTTTAGGTACAGGATTATCTCTTGATGGGAAAGCACACGTAGCTGCAAATAACCGAGTATTGTTTTCCCGTCCGGGATGGCACTATTATCTGGGATTGGATCAGGGGAAGCCAGTTGCAGTAGCTGTGATGTATATAGAGGACAATGTTGCTTCATTAACATTTGCGACAACACTACCGGAATATCGAAATAAAGGATTTCAAACAAATCTATTACGTAGACGAATTCATGATGCCTACAAAAATTGTAATCTCGTTGTTAGTCAGTGCTCATATGGCTCGCAAAGCCATCGGAATATGGAAAGAGTAGGTATGAGAATCGGATATACCCGGGCAACGTGGACTAGGGATTAA
- a CDS encoding Type 1 glutamine amidotransferase-like domain-containing protein: protein MSSLLLTSCGFYTEDIKNQFVDLIDGDISQLKVSIITTASPSKETNRYAQRALQEFKDMGFRHIHFVDIEFDDPKILLHKDVIYINGGNPFTLLYYAKKSGADEIIRTLAAQDVIIVGVSAGTLLLGPNINIVDFFTPQMNIMNLTDFKALGVTDKLIFPHYDREDIFKVSTNKTIEERIVEFEFNEKCKVTRLKDEEYILSCS, encoded by the coding sequence ATGAGTAGCCTGTTACTAACCTCTTGTGGCTTTTATACTGAAGATATTAAAAATCAATTTGTGGATTTGATTGATGGAGATATTTCTCAATTAAAGGTCTCAATTATTACGACAGCGTCCCCTTCAAAAGAAACGAATAGATATGCACAAAGGGCATTGCAAGAGTTTAAGGACATGGGATTTCGGCATATCCATTTTGTAGATATTGAATTTGATGATCCTAAAATTCTCTTACATAAAGATGTGATATATATTAATGGTGGAAATCCATTTACATTATTGTATTACGCTAAGAAAAGTGGTGCTGATGAAATTATCAGAACACTGGCCGCACAGGATGTAATTATCGTTGGAGTAAGTGCAGGAACGTTATTACTGGGGCCGAATATTAACATTGTGGATTTCTTTACTCCACAGATGAACATAATGAATTTAACGGATTTTAAGGCATTAGGTGTGACAGACAAGCTTATTTTTCCTCACTATGATCGAGAGGACATATTTAAAGTTAGTACGAATAAAACAATTGAAGAGAGAATAGTTGAGTTTGAATTCAATGAGAAATGTAAGGTGACAAGGCTTAAAGATGAAGAATATATCCTCTCGTGTTCGTGA
- a CDS encoding MFS transporter, whose protein sequence is MNDSTAVGKQGIGELIRIRPYMQFMLSKVVSRFGDSIDSIAYSWMVYILTGSKVLMGTLLAVNFLPSIFLGLFAGALVDRMSLKKVIVITNTGRGLFVGITALLFGLGQLEVWHLFVITILNSLLECFTIPAEVSSVPRLLPHRCCYRVMPCPLPLPE, encoded by the coding sequence ATGAATGATAGCACAGCCGTTGGCAAGCAAGGTATAGGGGAATTAATACGAATTAGGCCATATATGCAGTTTATGCTCAGTAAAGTTGTATCCCGATTTGGTGATTCCATTGATTCGATTGCATACAGCTGGATGGTGTACATTCTGACCGGTTCAAAAGTGCTGATGGGTACTTTGCTAGCGGTGAATTTTTTGCCCAGTATCTTTCTCGGTCTGTTTGCGGGGGCTTTGGTAGATCGCATGTCTCTCAAAAAAGTGATTGTGATTACGAATACCGGCAGGGGGCTGTTCGTAGGCATTACAGCGCTGCTGTTTGGATTGGGTCAGCTTGAAGTCTGGCATCTGTTTGTCATTACCATTCTGAATTCTTTGCTGGAATGCTTCACTATTCCTGCAGAGGTGTCCAGTGTGCCCAGACTGCTTCCCCATCGATGCTGCTATCGGGTAATGCCATGTCCTCTTCCGCTACCCGAGTAG
- a CDS encoding MFS transporter gives MSSSATRVAELAGLAVAGALIASIGIAWTILIDAGLFALSALMMSRVGYPEGSTSANNENKILSESDSVPPDKRSIFSEMAEAFYFLRKHALLLIVSLLFAFVNFCLMPFNVLRTPYVIETLHAGAGGLSLLSGLMVGGMVLGGVWMTQRGAHYRKSVLVISGVVMLGLSYAMTALPAYMTSFQLPVAAVFCLLMGLGIPLATTPLATYLMEVTPSEMLGRVYALQSMLVVSVAPLGSLASGALADWMSMPVLFIVFGIMLAMSAGMLLFSKSFRSAL, from the coding sequence ATGTCCTCTTCCGCTACCCGAGTAGCCGAACTCGCAGGACTGGCAGTGGCGGGTGCACTCATTGCTTCAATAGGCATTGCCTGGACGATCCTGATTGATGCGGGGTTGTTTGCGCTTAGTGCTTTGATGATGAGTCGAGTTGGCTACCCTGAAGGTTCCACATCTGCTAACAATGAAAATAAAATACTATCTGAATCGGACTCTGTTCCACCCGATAAACGCAGTATATTCTCCGAAATGGCGGAAGCTTTTTATTTTCTCCGTAAACATGCCTTATTATTGATCGTATCCCTGTTGTTTGCCTTCGTCAATTTCTGCCTGATGCCGTTCAATGTGCTTCGTACGCCCTATGTCATTGAAACGTTGCACGCTGGTGCCGGGGGATTAAGTCTGCTCAGTGGGCTAATGGTAGGAGGCATGGTGCTTGGTGGGGTGTGGATGACGCAAAGGGGTGCCCATTACCGCAAAAGTGTTCTGGTTATCAGTGGTGTTGTTATGTTGGGTCTCAGTTATGCCATGACCGCACTCCCGGCGTATATGACGTCCTTCCAATTGCCTGTTGCAGCAGTCTTTTGTCTTCTGATGGGATTGGGTATTCCACTGGCTACGACCCCGCTGGCGACGTATCTGATGGAGGTTACCCCTTCCGAAATGCTGGGCAGAGTGTATGCTCTACAGAGTATGCTCGTCGTGAGTGTCGCCCCCCTTGGAAGCCTGGCTTCGGGAGCACTTGCAGATTGGATGAGCATGCCTGTTCTGTTTATCGTCTTTGGTATTATGCTTGCCATGTCAGCAGGTATGCTGTTATTTAGCAAAAGTTTTCGAAGTGCTCTGTGA
- a CDS encoding GNAT family N-acetyltransferase: MQFKLYTDVHEFYRDTYEVLMRHEAQNMIPLGNIIIGHEGKDKTDWRDPVNWLMVTISDDTGIQLTALMTPPHNVTLYATDNVINAEAISCLIEGLQGHEIPGVITEKNLAEYFAKEYTKRKGIAFITTMSQRIYELTAVNPYIQKLGRVRLLNEKDIHFFPYWVEAFSAAASYGKTEMSIPQDPEPYLYRIASKKLYILEDDNGIPVSMAGYTREMETAIGVAFVYTPPYERRKGYATSIVAQISQLALDKGFTKCVLYTDLANSTSNKIYQKIGYKPICDSLQLKFEY, translated from the coding sequence ATGCAATTTAAATTGTATACGGATGTGCATGAGTTTTACAGAGACACTTATGAAGTGCTGATGCGTCATGAGGCACAAAATATGATTCCTCTTGGTAATATCATAATCGGACATGAAGGAAAAGACAAAACAGATTGGCGTGACCCTGTAAATTGGCTTATGGTAACTATTTCGGATGATACAGGCATACAACTTACCGCATTAATGACACCTCCACACAATGTTACACTTTATGCAACAGACAACGTAATTAACGCAGAGGCTATAAGCTGTTTGATAGAAGGGCTACAGGGCCATGAAATTCCTGGTGTGATAACTGAAAAAAACTTGGCAGAGTATTTTGCCAAAGAATACACCAAGCGCAAGGGGATTGCTTTTATAACAACCATGAGCCAACGTATATATGAACTTACAGCAGTAAACCCATACATCCAAAAACTTGGCAGAGTTCGATTGCTAAATGAAAAAGATATTCACTTTTTCCCATACTGGGTTGAAGCATTCTCTGCAGCGGCGAGTTATGGCAAAACAGAAATGTCTATCCCGCAGGATCCAGAGCCTTACCTCTACAGAATAGCATCGAAAAAACTCTATATTTTAGAGGACGACAACGGGATCCCCGTTTCTATGGCAGGATACACAAGGGAAATGGAGACGGCTATCGGTGTGGCGTTCGTATATACCCCTCCATATGAGCGTAGAAAGGGTTACGCTACTTCAATTGTTGCGCAAATAAGCCAACTTGCATTGGATAAAGGATTTACTAAATGCGTCTTATATACAGACTTAGCAAATTCCACTTCAAATAAGATCTATCAAAAGATCGGCTATAAGCCAATTTGTGATTCGCTTCAGCTCAAATTTGAATATTAG
- a CDS encoding sugar phosphate isomerase/epimerase family protein, whose product MKLSVFTVATPDLNAEELASAAAAAGIEGIEWRFRGIPEDAISEEPSYWRNNRCSVDPSRWQEQVPVFREATAGQGRKSIALVPYLNCGDLSATEQAFQAAAGLGASMMRVGVPGYDRQTRYPELYRKAVDYLSEVQDLAKQYNIKAIVETHHQTIAPTASLAYRLVQSLDPQHVGVLYDPGNMVHEGYENHRMGLELLGPYLAHVHVKNAGWFAPEDKDSQKANVTEQSSGVALNTVWKCHWTPLTEGMVDWVQMVRDLRTVGYDGYYGIEDFSGALDSKAMLQHFADVFAEIERRVDEEEQS is encoded by the coding sequence ATGAAACTGTCTGTATTCACCGTGGCTACCCCTGATCTGAATGCAGAAGAATTGGCATCGGCTGCGGCAGCAGCGGGGATTGAAGGAATAGAGTGGCGTTTCCGCGGAATTCCTGAAGATGCGATATCCGAAGAGCCTTCTTACTGGAGAAATAATCGATGCTCCGTAGATCCAAGCCGCTGGCAAGAACAGGTCCCTGTTTTTCGTGAAGCGACGGCAGGGCAAGGCAGAAAATCCATTGCACTCGTTCCGTATCTGAACTGTGGAGATCTGTCTGCCACCGAGCAGGCGTTTCAGGCTGCGGCCGGGTTGGGAGCATCCATGATGCGTGTGGGTGTTCCTGGATATGATCGCCAGACCCGTTATCCTGAGTTGTATCGTAAAGCCGTTGATTACCTGAGTGAAGTACAGGATCTGGCCAAACAGTACAACATCAAGGCGATTGTTGAGACGCATCATCAGACGATTGCACCGACGGCGTCGCTGGCCTATCGGCTTGTGCAATCGTTGGACCCGCAGCATGTGGGTGTATTGTACGATCCAGGCAATATGGTGCATGAAGGATATGAGAATCATCGGATGGGACTTGAGCTGCTAGGCCCTTACCTGGCTCATGTGCATGTGAAAAATGCCGGGTGGTTTGCACCAGAAGATAAAGATTCGCAAAAAGCTAATGTGACTGAGCAGAGCAGTGGAGTGGCACTGAATACAGTCTGGAAATGTCACTGGACGCCGCTGACTGAAGGCATGGTCGATTGGGTACAGATGGTGCGGGATCTTCGTACCGTCGGATATGACGGATATTACGGCATTGAGGACTTTAGTGGTGCCTTGGATTCCAAGGCGATGTTACAGCATTTTGCAGACGTATTCGCCGAAATTGAGCGTCGTGTGGACGAGGAGGAGCAGTCATGA
- a CDS encoding Rrf2 family transcriptional regulator — protein MNSSPGTRGFYLAKPASEITLAMIYQAAKDEGPLFPIHGNCNPDCEVGLNIDSLLTNLYQVAEEKVEQFFASITLEDMERSSSQMQAVSSQTE, from the coding sequence GTGAATTCTTCTCCTGGAACAAGAGGTTTCTATCTGGCTAAGCCGGCAAGTGAAATTACATTGGCCATGATCTATCAGGCCGCCAAGGACGAAGGTCCATTATTTCCGATTCATGGAAATTGTAACCCAGATTGTGAAGTGGGCTTGAATATAGACAGCCTGCTGACCAATCTGTATCAGGTTGCCGAGGAGAAGGTGGAGCAGTTCTTTGCATCGATTACACTTGAAGATATGGAGCGCTCCAGTTCCCAGATGCAAGCTGTCTCATCGCAGACAGAATAG
- a CDS encoding DivIVA domain-containing protein — protein sequence MDEHMKRRLDKQRQLFKQLGVQLDALSIHEKQFNYKLRGYDPDEVDAYLDLVIKDYERFYANIADLMDKWQEQQLTIRDLKSSAKPVEDPTKIDRKQLDDIVKQLEYSVRQLKIRARPEKDLFSE from the coding sequence ATGGATGAACATATGAAACGAAGATTGGATAAACAAAGACAATTGTTTAAACAATTGGGTGTACAGCTAGATGCGTTATCGATACATGAAAAACAATTCAATTATAAACTTCGTGGTTATGATCCGGATGAGGTAGATGCTTATCTTGATCTGGTCATCAAAGATTATGAACGTTTCTATGCCAATATTGCAGATCTGATGGACAAATGGCAAGAGCAGCAGTTAACGATCCGCGATCTCAAGTCTTCCGCGAAACCGGTGGAAGATCCGACCAAGATTGATCGCAAACAGCTGGATGATATTGTGAAGCAATTGGAATACAGTGTGCGGCAGCTCAAGATCAGAGCACGTCCCGAAAAGGATCTGTTCTCTGAATAA
- a CDS encoding Gfo/Idh/MocA family oxidoreductase, producing the protein MAKDGMFYAPKSVTKEVVCGPGEFTIAAVALDHGHIYGMVGGLLEAGATLKWVYDPDPAKVEAFRKQFPQAQAAGSEAEVLADDEVLLVTSAAITSDRAPLGMRVLAAGKDYFTDKAPFTTLEQLKLAREEVKRTGKKYMVYYSERLHVESAIYAGQLIEQGAIGKVVQVMGTGPHRLNAGGRPDWFFKHEQYGGILCDIGSHQIEQFLTFASCTDAEVGFSRVHNFNHPQFPELEDFGEASLIGDNGASGYFRVDWFTPDGLGTWGDGRTVILGTDGYIELRKYIDVAREPEGDQVYLVNHEGEFRYSVKGKVGYPFFGQLIRDCLDRTETAMTQEHAFKAAELCLIAQHKAMSERVVWSGGAK; encoded by the coding sequence ATGGCTAAAGACGGGATGTTCTATGCACCAAAAAGTGTCACAAAAGAGGTCGTATGTGGTCCGGGTGAGTTCACGATTGCTGCTGTTGCGCTAGATCACGGGCATATCTACGGCATGGTTGGAGGATTGTTGGAGGCTGGAGCTACCCTTAAGTGGGTATATGATCCCGACCCGGCGAAGGTAGAGGCATTCCGGAAGCAGTTCCCGCAGGCTCAAGCCGCTGGATCTGAGGCAGAAGTGCTTGCAGATGATGAGGTGTTATTGGTGACAAGTGCAGCGATCACTTCAGATCGTGCGCCGCTTGGCATGAGAGTTCTGGCCGCAGGTAAGGATTATTTTACAGACAAAGCCCCATTTACCACGTTGGAGCAATTAAAGCTTGCACGAGAAGAAGTAAAGCGAACAGGCAAAAAGTACATGGTGTATTACAGTGAACGACTGCATGTAGAAAGTGCGATCTATGCGGGGCAGCTCATTGAACAAGGGGCAATCGGCAAAGTAGTGCAAGTTATGGGTACAGGTCCGCATCGCCTGAATGCCGGAGGAAGACCCGACTGGTTCTTCAAGCATGAGCAGTATGGCGGCATTCTCTGTGATATCGGGAGTCATCAGATCGAACAATTCCTGACGTTTGCATCATGCACGGACGCTGAGGTAGGGTTCAGTCGTGTGCATAACTTTAATCACCCGCAGTTCCCGGAACTGGAGGACTTCGGTGAAGCTTCGCTGATTGGTGATAACGGAGCATCCGGTTACTTCCGAGTGGATTGGTTCACACCGGATGGTCTGGGCACATGGGGCGATGGACGTACGGTTATTCTGGGAACGGACGGTTATATCGAGCTGCGGAAGTATATTGATGTAGCGAGAGAGCCGGAAGGTGATCAAGTCTATCTGGTAAACCATGAAGGCGAGTTTAGGTACAGTGTAAAAGGCAAAGTCGGTTACCCGTTCTTCGGTCAGCTCATCCGCGATTGTCTGGATCGCACCGAGACAGCCATGACACAGGAACATGCATTCAAAGCGGCAGAACTCTGCCTGATTGCACAGCACAAAGCAATGAGCGAGCGAGTGGTCTGGAGTGGTGGAGCAAAGTAA
- a CDS encoding Rrf2 family transcriptional regulator, whose amino-acid sequence MSTHFSVSVHCLLLLSLSAPERITSAHIAGSVNTNPVVVRRILGGLKRRDW is encoded by the coding sequence ATGAGTACTCATTTTTCGGTCAGTGTGCATTGTTTGTTGTTATTGTCACTCAGCGCGCCTGAACGAATCACGTCTGCACACATTGCAGGTAGCGTGAATACCAACCCGGTCGTTGTCAGACGTATTCTGGGCGGGCTGAAAAGGCGGGACTGGTGA
- a CDS encoding ribonuclease — MKKLISTALLALLLTFVFFTGSQFSPVPQQKASAASCTIINTFTGVANYLSANGTLPCNFITKSQATGLGWVASQGNLAVVAPGKSIGGDVFGNREGLLPAASGRTWREADINYTSGFRNSDRIVYSNDGLIYKTTDHYASFTRMK, encoded by the coding sequence ATGAAAAAGTTGATATCGACCGCTTTACTGGCATTGTTGTTAACATTTGTTTTCTTCACAGGTTCACAGTTCTCCCCAGTTCCACAGCAGAAGGCATCTGCTGCATCATGTACCATCATTAATACGTTTACAGGTGTCGCAAACTATTTGAGTGCAAACGGAACGTTGCCATGTAACTTTATTACCAAATCACAAGCCACAGGACTCGGCTGGGTAGCGTCACAAGGAAACTTGGCTGTAGTGGCTCCCGGGAAAAGCATCGGCGGAGACGTATTTGGCAATCGGGAAGGGCTACTGCCTGCGGCCAGCGGACGTACATGGCGTGAAGCGGATATTAACTATACTTCCGGCTTCCGTAACTCGGATCGAATTGTGTATTCCAATGATGGACTCATCTACAAAACGACAGATCACTATGCTTCATTTACACGCATGAAATAG
- a CDS encoding histidine phosphatase family protein produces MTLIGLIRHGVTNWNDEYRAQGQVDIPLNDEGRRQAELLSKRMENEEWDYIYSSDLSRALETAEMIGRIKNVEVRTDSRLREINCGLIEGTTEQDRVSKWGYGWSKLDLGIESNAEIITRGMECLMDISERHPDKKILIISHGALIGLTLKKLIPHIDTEEHLHNTSVTILNKDQFRWDCQLYNCISHLNVEY; encoded by the coding sequence ATGACATTGATAGGACTTATAAGACATGGAGTAACAAACTGGAATGATGAATACAGGGCACAAGGACAAGTCGATATACCTTTAAATGATGAGGGACGAAGACAAGCTGAATTACTATCTAAGAGAATGGAGAACGAGGAGTGGGATTATATTTATTCAAGTGATTTATCAAGAGCACTCGAAACAGCAGAAATGATAGGAAGGATTAAGAATGTTGAAGTGAGAACTGATTCACGATTAAGAGAAATAAATTGCGGTCTTATTGAGGGAACAACTGAACAAGATAGAGTTAGTAAGTGGGGATACGGATGGTCCAAACTAGATCTTGGTATAGAATCCAACGCTGAGATAATCACAAGAGGAATGGAATGCCTAATGGACATCTCTGAAAGACACCCTGACAAGAAAATATTGATAATAAGTCATGGAGCACTGATTGGACTGACTTTAAAGAAATTAATTCCGCACATCGATACAGAAGAACACCTCCATAATACATCGGTAACCATTTTAAATAAAGACCAATTCAGATGGGATTGTCAATTATATAATTGTATTTCTCACTTAAACGTTGAATATTAG
- a CDS encoding helix-turn-helix domain-containing protein translates to MEHKVLSTIEEIKIYSDPYRIQIMNMFNRQGRPSTVKEIADQMGEVPAKVHYHVKKLEKIGLLTIVSTREINGIIAKYYEPFSGEIHLRHEDEDNENSPLKQVFRSETLKLLNEMFEQSRQRFMHQAENEDRMFLSDMTLYATREEVEQLYNDIIKLCEPYTTKENQQGDHEVFQLFSALSKPIMQTPASKTDTKEKKKATSGKAKSSPKASRSVSKRRESASSDNDSEE, encoded by the coding sequence ATGGAGCACAAGGTTCTTTCAACCATTGAAGAAATTAAAATCTACTCCGATCCGTATCGGATACAGATCATGAATATGTTTAACAGGCAGGGTAGACCATCCACTGTCAAAGAAATCGCCGACCAGATGGGTGAGGTGCCAGCCAAAGTTCATTATCATGTGAAAAAGCTGGAGAAAATTGGTCTGCTGACCATCGTTTCCACGCGTGAGATTAATGGCATTATTGCTAAATATTACGAACCATTCTCCGGAGAAATCCATCTTCGTCATGAAGATGAAGACAATGAAAACTCACCACTGAAACAGGTGTTTCGGTCCGAAACGCTCAAATTATTAAATGAGATGTTCGAACAGAGTCGTCAGCGGTTCATGCATCAGGCAGAAAACGAAGATCGGATGTTTCTCTCGGACATGACGCTGTATGCAACTCGTGAGGAAGTAGAGCAGTTATATAATGACATTATAAAACTCTGTGAACCCTATACAACGAAAGAGAATCAACAAGGGGATCATGAGGTGTTTCAGTTATTCTCTGCCCTTTCTAAACCTATAATGCAGACACCTGCTTCCAAGACAGATACGAAAGAGAAAAAGAAAGCCACTTCGGGTAAGGCCAAATCAAGTCCGAAAGCATCCCGATCTGTTTCGAAGCGGCGGGAATCTGCATCATCGGATAATGATTCGGAAGAATAA